From Brochothrix thermosphacta DSM 20171 = FSL F6-1036, a single genomic window includes:
- a CDS encoding BppU family phage baseplate upper protein, with protein MSITKIAKMTTEITADYQKLSDLNVAFYNQDINTSILQFNVTRNDAPVPLGKTNVDGYIVLLHEDGSRIQDNLVIVDEMEGAIQYTIPREFLKHTGKVLGQVYVAVKGVDDTAVMRQFSFDIEQDLMTAFSSTKKLEYIKTFDDLQTKIKQRVEAIEEAISNGEDYVAQMIETLDTGKKEIAATVVKANADINKVATGATKNITDTSNTAVATVNAKGDAVLKTFAENGQTSKITSDNGTSLTLNNYDLLNIEDIKNFDGYVTKATNSPTVVNDGYLKRKYRTGYIEVAYSPYNANVTYRNAYHFGTKVWFGWEKIISQSDTSTYQKQKITNDAGDAKVYLSGTTTDVYAELLKLEKGFYSAYIGSTAANSAESTVRGYVFVQEKGRWISVSGVGSNNKTYSLHFADGTWTGWESAVKAQELTAIKPVTLWQGSANSVSDTAYNLTAAINTFRVAMVTYKTASGNNKVQTFSVATDSNRIVISETNIADADASSALIYECRIDTSASTSFKIIADNIFNIKTSVATTDANTHTILKIEGVM; from the coding sequence ATGAGCATTACAAAAATAGCAAAAATGACGACAGAAATAACTGCAGATTATCAAAAACTAAGCGACTTAAATGTCGCTTTTTATAATCAAGATATTAATACATCGATTTTACAGTTTAATGTGACACGCAACGATGCGCCAGTTCCTTTAGGTAAAACTAACGTTGATGGTTATATCGTTTTGCTGCATGAGGATGGCAGCCGCATACAAGACAACCTTGTGATTGTTGACGAAATGGAAGGTGCTATTCAATACACAATCCCACGCGAATTTTTAAAGCATACTGGCAAGGTATTAGGACAAGTATATGTTGCTGTCAAAGGTGTAGACGACACAGCAGTTATGCGACAGTTTAGTTTTGATATTGAGCAGGATTTAATGACAGCTTTTAGCTCAACTAAAAAGTTAGAGTATATAAAAACTTTTGATGATTTACAAACGAAAATAAAGCAGCGTGTCGAGGCTATTGAAGAAGCAATTTCTAACGGAGAAGATTATGTCGCTCAAATGATCGAAACGCTTGATACAGGTAAAAAAGAGATTGCTGCTACTGTCGTAAAAGCTAATGCAGACATTAACAAAGTAGCTACTGGTGCTACTAAAAACATTACTGATACTAGTAATACAGCAGTTGCAACTGTAAATGCCAAAGGTGATGCAGTTTTAAAAACATTCGCAGAGAATGGACAGACGTCAAAGATTACATCTGATAATGGCACATCGCTAACGTTGAATAATTATGACTTATTAAACATCGAAGATATTAAGAATTTTGATGGATATGTTACAAAAGCAACAAACAGTCCGACAGTAGTTAACGACGGCTACCTCAAACGTAAATATAGAACAGGATATATTGAGGTCGCTTACAGTCCGTACAACGCAAATGTGACATACCGCAACGCTTACCATTTCGGAACTAAAGTTTGGTTCGGGTGGGAGAAAATTATCTCTCAATCTGACACAAGCACGTATCAAAAACAAAAAATTACGAATGATGCTGGTGACGCAAAAGTATACCTATCCGGCACTACAACAGATGTGTATGCAGAGTTACTTAAACTAGAGAAAGGTTTTTATAGTGCTTACATCGGCTCAACAGCTGCCAATTCAGCGGAATCTACAGTCCGCGGCTACGTATTTGTACAAGAAAAAGGTCGTTGGATAAGTGTTTCTGGAGTTGGGTCAAATAATAAAACTTATTCTCTGCATTTTGCTGATGGTACGTGGACAGGCTGGGAATCTGCTGTAAAAGCGCAAGAATTAACAGCAATTAAACCAGTGACTTTGTGGCAAGGCTCTGCAAACAGTGTGTCAGACACTGCTTACAATCTTACTGCAGCTATTAACACGTTTAGAGTTGCTATGGTAACTTATAAAACTGCATCAGGCAACAACAAAGTACAAACGTTTAGCGTTGCAACAGACAGTAATCGTATAGTTATCAGCGAAACTAATATAGCTGACGCTGATGCATCTTCAGCTTTGATTTACGAGTGCCGAATCGATACATCAGCATCGACAAGCTTTAAAATCATCGCAGACAATATTTTCAACATTAAAACTAGCGTTGCAACAACAGATGCAAACACACACACGATACTGAAAATCGAAGGAGTGATGTAA